In Nicotiana tabacum cultivar K326 chromosome 11, ASM71507v2, whole genome shotgun sequence, a single window of DNA contains:
- the LOC142165768 gene encoding uncharacterized protein LOC142165768 produces the protein MDFIEGLPKSIGNTVIWVIIDKLTKYGHFVALAHPYTAQSLAIVFMDSIFNFMGSQPLSQLAKFHLGRAQQRMQAHANSYKSDCVFKVRDWVFVKLQPYRQSTLSLSPYHKLTSKYFGSYPIVEKVGVVAYKLLFPPEVQLHPTFHIFQLKFCYSLPFTIVHPPILDLASPLCPNPEAILARRRIKKGNKAVAQCLIKWTDLDAAQAIWELASDLHTRFSQFTLEDKGVVQ, from the exons atggacttcatagAAGGTTTACCTAAATCTATAGGTAATACTGTCatttgggtaattattgataAGCTCACTAAGTATGGACACTTTGTTGCTCTTGCTCACCCTTATACTGCCCAATCTCTTGCAATTGTGTTCATGGATTCCATCTTTAACTTCATGGGTTCCCAGCCTCTATCACAA TTAGCTAAATTTCATTTGGGCAGAGCTCAGCAGAGAATGCAAGCACATGCTAATAGTTATAAGTCTGATTGTGTCTTTAAGGTTAGAGATTGGGTGTTTGTTAAACTTCAACCTTATCGACAATCCACACTCTCTCTTTCCCCTTATCACAAGTTAACTTCCAAATATTTCGGTTCGTATCCTATTGTTGAAAAGGTAGGAGTTGTTGCCTATAAACTTCTCTTCCCTCCTGAGGTTCAACTTCATCCTACATTTCATATCTTTCAACTCAAATTCTGTTACTCCTTACCTTTCACTATTGTGCACCCTCCTATTTTGGACTTGGCTAGTCCTTTATGTCCCAATCCTGAAGCAATCTTGGCAAGAAGACGcatcaaaaagggaaataagGCAGTGGCTCAATGCTTGATCAAATGGACAGATTTGGATGCAGCTCAAGCTATTTGGGAGCTAGCTTCAGACTTGCACACTAGGTTTTCACAGTTCACCCTTGAGGACAAGGGTGTTGTTCAGTGA